A segment of the Salminus brasiliensis chromosome 1, fSalBra1.hap2, whole genome shotgun sequence genome:
TAAATTGCTGGTGTTTATGAGAATAAATATATCTCATGTTGCATCATTAGGAAATGATGGGCTGAAATGAACTAAAACAGGAAAATATCTAAAGTAATAAGGAGACTTTTTTCTTATTCCAGCTTATAGTAGGAGTACTGCAAGCACAGGATCTGGCTGCTATGGACATTGGAGGCACCTCTGACCCATATGTAAAGGTCTACTTGCTCccagacaaaaagaagaagttTGAGACCAAAGTCCAGCGCAAAAACCTCTGCCCCGTGTTCAATGAGACCTTCATCTTTAAGGTTTCACtttgatcattcagttgtttgtctgtgtgtgtcattCCGGGCTTGAATGTATGCAGGCCTTAATTAGAGCATTCATTTATTTCACTAATGCAGATGTAGATTAGTGTTGTGTCTTCATGTTGTGGTTTTTGATTAATAGTTTGTTTAAAAGTCTGCTTCCCtgatgtttttgtctttttctatgTTGGAATTTGTGACGctcttcatgtgtgtgtgtgtgtgtgtgtgtgtgtgtgtgtgtgtgtgtgtgtgtttagctgtcTATCttggtctctgtgtgtgtgagactttGTAGCAGCATGTGGTGCAGTCCCAGCCTCATGTCTCTTCATGCATAGTGTCCTGACCTCCCAGAAGCCCCTGCTTCCCCACCGTAGTTTTGTCGTACATTCTATGGTTGACAGCAGTGCAGGTATTACTGAGCATCAGTTTACAATTAGAAACAGTTAACATTCCTCTTTGGCTTTTGTTGTCACGCAAAAGCCTCAGTTTTTcccatttttaactttttgatgTTTTctgaatctgccagttgttcaCTGTATTGTGGTCggaatgtcatgatgaatggaccaatagaaatgctcctacaTGACTTGGAAAGTcatttttatattgacttctattgaaagttaagaagatgcaagttttttgcatgacagtttTGAATGTTAACAGTGTTTAGAGTTATTAGTGTTAACTGAAATTTCTCTGGACTTATGatttatgctctctctctcactctctctctctctctcacacatacacactctgtgatctcctttcctctctttcaGATCCCATATGCTGAGTTGGGTGGTAAGACTTTGGTTCTTCAGGTGTTTGACTTTGACCGTTTTGGTAAACATGATGTGATTGGCCAGATTAAGATTCCTATGAATAGTGTAGATCTTGGACAGCCACTGCACCAATGGAGGGACctggaaaatgcagagaaaGAAGAGGTACAGCCAAAGTCTTCTGTTATTCTTGATGCATTATTGTTTAATCCACCTGTTTGTTTGCTACAAAAGTAATGCTCAGTCTTTCTCACTACTTAGGAAGACCTGTATATCTACTAATTCATGTAATTATTTCATCAACTAATTGAGTTACAGCAATGTAATACATAAAATGGTGCAAATTTCGGCCAGCAGCTTTAGGTAATGTTCCCAttaaccatcagaatggggggAATGTGATTTTGAGTGCCAGACAGTCTAGTTTGAGCATTTACGTGATATCCTAGGAATTTCAGCACAACAATTTCTAAAGtttgaaataaagaaaagaaaaaaacatccagtgatcCAGAGAACAGAAAATGACCAGACAGGTTAGAGCTAACAGGATGGCTACTTAAACTCAGATAACGCCTCGGAACAACTGTGGTGATCTCAAAATGCACAACAGCAGAAGATAGCGTCTGGTTCCACATCTGTAAACCAAGAACAGAACAGTGGGCACAGGCTGTCCAATAGTGGACAGCTAAAGACGAGAAGCATAGTCATATATAGAGAAGCATAGTCATATATAATGAAttttgatttctgctgaggcacaccaTAGGTTCAGAATTTGGTGCAAATAGCATGAATCCATTGGCCCAACCTGCGTTGTGTCAACAGAACAGATTTAGGTAATGGTGAGGAGATGTTTTCTGGCCAGTCAATTATCTTGAATGAATTTGAGCATTGTTGCTGATCATGTGCAGCCCTTCAGAACCACTATTTGCCCATTTTTCCAATGGTCTTTCAAACTGGTTTATAAACATGACAATTATTTTAGTGATCTGGATCCAAGGTCACTGGATCAGAATCCAATGGATCATTTTTGAGCTTTGGTAAAATGGGAGATTTGCAGCTTTAAAGTGCCTGATAGCTGTGCAGAGACTGCATGATTGATacatgaaaaacagttttttcAGAAATAGGATTATATTGCTATTTGCATCTTCAGTGGCAGCTTAGTTATTTTTAAATCCTCCTCTTCCAGCAGTGTTAGACAAATGAAATTGTGCAAGATACAGAGCAAAGTAGAATCCCCTGCAAACCTTTGCTTATGTTCTGTTGCTAAGTAACTAGTGGGCTTGCTGCTTCCATTGCTAAGATTATTTGCATCTTTGTTCTTGACCGTAGAGCCCTTGATGTCTGTAGGTCTATGAGCGACTCTGCGGGATCTTGCAACCACTGATGAAAACTTATTATCCAGTTAGATATGCCCTTGTTTTGGGGATGCATGTTTGTAATTCCTGCTGCTTGATTAAGACGCTGAGCAAGAACTGTTTTCTAGAAATAAATGAGCATTTGTCATGGCCTATAGTGCTACATCTATAGAGTTACAGTTACATCCTGTGTAAGCCTACATTCAAACTGTTAAGATAATTTGTTAAAATGCAAATTTCAAATCAGTCTGTCTTTGTCTTGCTGTCTTACAGCAAGAGAAGCTGGGTGATGTCTGTATCTCTCTGCGCTATGTCCCCACTGCTGGTAAACTCACTGTCAACATCATGGAGGCCAAAAACCTAAAAAAGATGGATGTAGGTGGTTTATCAGGTACCTATCCTCAGCTTTACCtgatttatctttttttaattctctAATGAAGAAGGTAAAAATAATAACACCTCCTGTGATTCTTCATGTTTCAGATCCTTTTGTCAAGATTGTGTTGCAGCACAATGGCAAGCGgctgaaaaagaagaaaaccacggttaagaaaaacacactgaatccGTATTTTAATGAGAGCTTTAGCTTCGAGATCCCATTCGAACAGATACAGGTAAGCTTATCCGTGCATGTGCAACTAATTTTCATTAAAGCTTGTGCATGGTATGTATTAAAACAGAACAGAGACATCTTTGAGGTCAACAAAGGCCTTTTTGACAAGTTAGTTGGGGCAAGAGAGCTTAGTAAAGTTTTAGTGAATGTGGTAGCTTTGCTGTTAGTGGCTTGTTTCTCAGCACCAGTAATTCCAGACTGAGGTTTGTTATGAGTTAACGTACACTCCTAAAACTAAAGGTGTTacgaagggttctttgagcgatgccatagaagcaccatgtttggttccataaagagcaattcttgtaaaagagatgtgagtgtgagcaCACTTTAAATATCTTCTTCAAACCCttttaaagattcttcacacatGCTGTACAACCTTTTTACAAAAATGCAGTCAATTCTATGGAACCaataaaaaacaaccaaaaaacaaTGAGTGTATGAAGAACTCATGAACTGGTGGTTTTAGAGTTCTTTGTGCTCTAGGTTATAAATTAAATTCCTAACTGTTCTCTCCCAATCCAGAAAGTCCAGCTCCTCATCACTGTTTATGACTATGATAAGCTGGGGAGTAATGACGCTATTGGCAAGATCTTCATTGGCTTTGGAGCAACTGGCGTTGGCCTACGCCACTGGTCAGACATGCTGGCTAATCCCAGGCGTCCTGTGGCCCagtggcacaccctcctacctgAGGAAGAAGTGGAGGCTGCACTGAAAGCACCTCATCGCTAAACGCAACCATCCCAACCATAGATCCAGCTTCCCCATAATCTCCTCCCAGTTGACAGCATGACAGTCAGTGTGTGACCTTGAACTCAATTTGGTGTGGTCAGGGGTGATCAGTTTATTGTTATCCTGAGCTATAAATCTTGTTTACAGTAGTCAGTGACACAGGCCTGACAATAAAAGTTTTGTCATTAAATTTTGTCATGGCTGCTTTTCTTAGGCAGAATTATTCTTTTATAAATCAGCTGACTTTCGTTTGTGGCTCTCTCGTGGCTGTtttgtgttctgtgaatgttgCAGTATAGTGTGTTGGTTTTTTCAAATGAGACGATCGTCATATCCAAAGTGAGTGATGTCAGTCCAGATTGTCGTGGTGACCTTGACTGGTTGACCTTGTGTGGTTTCCTCCATGATTTGATGAGATTGGTGATGTCTTAAATGTGTGGTTGTGAATAGTATCTGCAGAGGTGACAGTGCATAACTGGCAGTCTAGATGATATTTTTGTTCCAGATAGATGCTCTATGCTAAACTGATATatgcaaacaacaaaaaaatagaaaaaatgtcCAAAGTGTTGGACTTTGGAGTTCATGTTAAGACCCTGTTTAAGCTGTATAGATTTCAGGACCACTTGTATATAGTAATCTGTATACTGTATTgttctgtatcacagctattactGCTTGAATGTGGTAGCTTTGCTATTAGCACCACTAACCTGTTTCTCAGCGCCAGTAATTCCAGACTGGGGACCGATGAACTGGTGGTTTTGGTGTTCTTTGTGCTCCAGGTAGTAAATGAAATTATTATCTCCAGCTTCCCATTACTGTTAATGACTATGACAAACTGGAGAGTAAAGACCTTCAAGACTTGCAAAACCTCCATTGGCTATGCAGCAAGTGGTGTTGGCCCACATCACTGGTCAGACATGAGAGATAAATTGCTGTGAGATATTTTTCCCATTTTGAGATTCTTGAATCTTAACGTTTTATTTGTATCTGCACGCTGCATGAAATGAGTCATTAAATCACATTTTGTTTGCTCTGTTGTTCTTTCTATAGAATTGTAAAATTGTTGTATGGAACTTCTTTCCACAGATCTTCCAAAATAAAACACCACCAAGTGGTTTTTGGATACACAAACTGGCTCAAGGCCTACAGATTTGTTGGTGAAGGGACTGGTTGtataaaaagctttttttcaTTCAATTCAGCGGCGGTTAATGAAACCTCTGCTGTGTCTGAGCCAAACCTGTGAGGCAGTGAAATGGCCGTGGAGAGGATGCCATTTTCATCCACATTTAGCTCTAAATATATCCCTCACTGATAACCGAGCCACTAAGATAATGTGATGGAAATCTAAtttcaaatctctctctctctctctctctctctctctctctagctcactcactcacactctcccacacacacacacatttacatgcacTGATTTGAGCAAAGGCACTAATCTCACATGCAAACAAAGGTAACATTGGATTCTTGTGTCTTTGTCCAAGTTGTCcaaacacttttttaaaaaaaattaggcTTCTTTGAGGGTTGTCATAGAAGAGTCACTTATGATTttgtaaagaaccatgtgtgtaatgaagattttacagtgtaaagaacctttacatcaagtgaagacTTTTTAGACTCTTTAGATTCACACTCACTATTTCCATTATACCCGTGATTATTTACTGAACCAAAAGTTGCTCAAAGTACCATTTAAAACTTTGTGACTATGCTCAAACCCACAGGTAGACTACTGTCAGTAACAAAATATACCATGCAAATAATCCTAATTTTACATGTTTATGTTGTACTTAACATTTATTATCACCGAACAGTGAAATAACCAGTTGATGATGAATACTACagctacaccaatcagccatagcattaataccacctgcctaatattgagtggACCCCTCTTGTGCTACCTTTtgtggaatctggcaccaaGCCGTTACACAGCACATCCTTTTagtcctataagttgtgaggtggggtctccatggatCCTATCAATGAGCCTTCGATGCCTATGACCCCGTCattgctggttcaccggttgtccttccttggatctcttttggttggtactgacctcggcataaaaaaaagaaaaaacccacaagatctgcttaatgttttggagatgttctgacccagtcagccAGTATATCGTTCATGATTTTGGTGGACTCTTGATTTTAAAAACAACAGAGTGAAGCGATACTGTGAATAAGGCtgcttttattaacatattagtAGGCAGTGTGACATTATAACAGAGATAGACTCCATATTCATCAGTTGCACaagcaaaaatgtagataaaactaaacaaacaaaaaatgcaaaatgtgGAAAGGTAAATATGGAATTTGTCACAAAATACAAGgagtgatgaagaagaagaacagcTATTAACTCACTGACGTCTGAGCAATGAAAGCGATACAAAGTGAAGGCAGCGtgcttttaatgctttttaagAAAAAAGGCTCCAGCTGTGGTGTTGAAATGCAGTGGTTCAGCTTGTGAAGAGTTTGATCATTAACTATGCAAAgataacacacacaaatgtgtaCTTCAAGGATTCTCTAGGTGCTGAACTGAGATTATCTAGTGCTGTGGCAGTGATTCACATTTACTTATAACTTGTATTTACATTTGCTAACGAGGCTGGACAGTGTGAAAACGGTACTAAAACAAGCAACATGGACATGACTTTGTTCTTGATTGATAAAtgactgtttatatatatatatataaatatatatatatatatatatatatatatatatatatatatatatgcttgcatgattaaaaaaatagacGTAGGTGTATAGTAATATGTGTATAGTTATATGTGTTCTGTAGCTGTTTTACACAAAGTTCAGCTTGTTCCTCAGTTTGCATTAGCTTGATCCATCACTACCAGAATTGGCCACTAGAGGGCGCAATGGTGTTTCTTACAACTACAAGCTAAACATTTTGCTGCATTGGAAAACTGGAAGTGACACTACCTCCAGGACTAAGAATTTGTCCAAGGATAATATCTTGCAGTGCCAGTCAGCTGCAGCCGTTGGGCCTCAGATACTCATGTGATGTCGATCTGAAtgatctttttaaaaaaaaaagcaacataaCAAAGATAAACAAAATGCTCAAACTTCAGTGTAACAACAGAAAATAACAACTTTGCATTTTACACATGAAATTCTGTAAATAAGATGTAAAAAAGGAAGCAAAATTCCAGaagcttgtttttctttgttgctTCTTgttccctctctttccctccatcATGTAAGTGAAACTGAGTTGGTTGACTATACTAGAACTAGGTACAGATGTGGTGGTAGTacattaataagaaaaaaatcaaagaaAACAAGATGTTCTAGATCCACAGAAGCACCAGTCCAAGTCATTTGTTCATCTGAACATCTCACAATTCAGCATTTTCATTCTCTGGCAACGCCCATAATCCTTCTATCTTACTCACCTTGTTGTCACCCAGCGGTAATGTTTTCTTGTTCACCCCTGGTGCCATTTCATTGGTCAGAAACCATCACCTCAAACCCATCCTTCTTGTAACATCAACCTCATTGAGCGATCAAGTTACTTCCACTAGTAAGTATGCTAGCCCTTAAACGTTTAATGACAATTCTCTATGCCAGTTGGTTCgcaaccctggtcctgaaggaCCCTCCTGACCTGTGCAGGGCAactggtcctccaggaccagagttgggaaccactgctctaaACTATGGTGATTCAATGGGGAGATtattttcaaaattaaatgtacacatacacaccatacTCTCATATACACTCGCATGCTTTCCACCCGCAGAGTAGCGTATACTCCCAACttctacacattacacacagacaaacacacatacacacactcccacccACGCAACATTCGCTGTCTAGTCGCTGTCTCTCTCCTGATCCTGTTCAATGAGCACCAGCTCTGAATCTTCTGCTGTCTCCAGCAACTCAGGGCTATCTTCCCTCTCATatgcctctcctcctccctccatctccatctcgtcttcctctcctccctccATCACTCCGTTCTCCACCTCCTCTGTCTCCCCACCTACTTCCACCATTTCCGTGCCCTGGATCTCCACCTCCCCGTCACGGATCTTTTTCACATGGAAGGTGAAAGGCGGCACCTTGTACACGGCGGTCTTGGACCGAGCGTAAATGGTGTGATCGGGTGTGAAAGACTTCACCATTTTCTTCTGCGAGGTTTTCATCTTCTCTTTCCGTTCTGGATTGACGGACATGCGGGTGCTGAGCTTGCCCATCTTCTTCTCAATGTTGTGCCGCGTCTTCTCCAGATTCTCCCGAGTCTTCTGCCTGGTCTTCTCCAAGTTCTCCTTGGTCTTCTGCTTGGTCTTTTCCAGGTTTTCTTTGGTCTTCATGCGAGTCTTCTCCAGGTTCTCTTTGGTCTTCTGCTTGGTTTTCTCCAGGTTTTCCTTTGTCTTCTGTTTGGTCTTCTCCATCTTTTCCTTGGAGAAGGCCGTTTTGATGTTCTGGACCCTCTGCAGGCTGCTGCGTTTGATGCGTTCTGCCCGGGTCTCTTCAATAGTCTCCTCAATCTCTACCTCTTCTTCATCGGAGGACAGGTCCACATGAGCCTTCTCTCCTCCATCCTCGCCACCCTCCTCCACAGCCGCTTTGAGCTCCAGCTCACTTTCACCCTCTGCTGACTGGGCCACTTTCATGGACTTGCCCACGGTAACTTTGGAGGGAAGTTTGACCTCATCCTGTAGAGGGACAGAGGGAGATGtgttctataatcagacatgtaAGTAGATGCACAGTCTGCAGTATTACACCACTTGCACACTAAGCATAGATATGTGCTGTAGTTAGGGTTGGCCATAATTCTATTTAGTACCTAAAAACTGCTCTGTTAACATCAAACCCTTTATCTTGGTAAGTAAAATTATGTAGATTGCTGTGTCTTATTCCTggtctccccctacagtcgtGAAGTTTAATTCATGCTTTAAGGCACCAGTAAatgacatgctttacacatgcatttctggacaagctgagagatacagaactgtaactgaaagtgaaagaaacatGTGAACTGAGGTGATAGAGTAATTCTACAGGATCTTATGttatgcagcattatgcagGTCTCATGAGCATTGTCCTTCCAGATTCCCAGAGTAACACAGTGCTGTTAGAAGCACCCCAGGCCTAGAGTAACAACAATTATGCTATTCTTCttgttacaagtcagtggagcattgcAATTATTCTTAGACTGTAATTTGAAGGTAcacatgctacataatgttacttttaattatgtaattgacttatttcatttttttttttttgcagaaggcATGTTCGTGCAGAGCTAAGACCATGTGTTAGAACATTAACAGACATGAATTCAGGGAGTTACGCAAGTTCTCTGCCATTAAGAGCTTTAAACAAGTGAAAGAACTTCAAACTTCAACCTCTAAGATATAGACAGTCTAACCATTACAGTTCTCAGAGggcacagcaaaaaaaaaaaactaaaaataagacACATTATTGAGTAGCCCTAAAGTGGAAGTAATGTCCGTTTCAATCTCAATATATGATATTCACCTGGTTTATAACACGTTAAACAAAATGTTTATTGCTCTGTGAGGGGCTTAATTCCTGTTTGAGACACTGCCACTGAAAAGTCCCAGAGCTTATCTGGTAAATGTCAAGTCTAAACAAAAGTAAACAGGTATGAGCACTCCATATGTGTGCCTGTATGGCTGGGGGAGTAGCTTTACCCTCTGGGAAGATTATTTTCTGTGTCAGCTATACCTTATCACCCTTTACCCACCCCTTTTTTCCATCTTTCCAACTCTCCATTTATTTTTCCTCTGTCATGTCTCTTCCCTGAAGGCACCGACAAATTAATTATCTTTCTTTGCCAAGCCTGTAAGGGTGAGCCCTGCCAAAATCATTCAATGTCCTGTCTCTATTTACTGCTCTTAATGGGCCTATTGTTCTAAGTATGCACGGGTAAGAATAGTGATctaccacacacatgcacagacagtcacacacacatacaatcacactcacacacatgctaaCGCGTATGCATACACAGAGACACATAGCAACAGCGAATCTCCAGAGCTCTGGTAGATCGTTCAACAGTTGATTTGACTGACAGGCCCTTTCATGTTCGCAGTACAGTAGTCTGTCATCTCAAAGGTCCCATTGTGCAGCAGaattatatctatctatctatctatctatctatctatttgtctgtctgtctgtctatttatatatccatccatccatccatccatccatctatctagctatctgactagttagctatctatctatctgactagttagctagctatacaCAGTTCTGTGCTATGGTTTTAGATAGAAATACAAGCTAACTGACGCCTGTGCTGATCACACTGAGAGAGATGTGGGGAGAAGGGGGTATCAACTCACCCCTAAGAGAGCAAGGGCAATTCTAAGGAATTCAAGGCTTTCTCTGACTCctactgctgatggcaagcagcgtgacctgggattcaaaccagcagatcatagtggcagcacttTAGTCCGCtcgaccactcagagcccaatgAATGTTACCAATGTTACCATTCATAGTCTGCTTGTTAATCAACTACTATGGTGTAAGTAGTAAACTTTTACCAATGTCCAATATCCATCCAATAATTTCCCAGAGGCCTCTAATGGCATATTAATCTACTTtgtaaacactacacacacataaaatatTTCCATGAAATCTTGTACAGTTAGCCTTAGCCTAtgcgcacttgtattgtgttgcacttgtgttttgtatgcactgtctatgttgcaccatggtcctggaggaacgttgtttcgtttcactgtgtactctgtatgtagttgaaatgacaataaacccacttgacttgacttgactttggaTAACAACTCCCAGAATTCAAAGCAACTTGTACTTGTTTTAAAAGTACTGTaaaatgacacatttctttTACAGTGCTGTACAACAGATAACAGCAGTTACTGTAGATTCCTAGTACCGGTGACCATAGTTAAACTAGTTAAACCACAAAAAAGAGACTGGGAGAACAAACCATACCTGTATGTGCATGTGCTTGCATATCGTCTCCAAATGGATCTCCATTTTCcacttttttgacataatgtgagtctgacatttaacatttttatgattaatgacccaatagaaatactccaaaatgatttGAAACAAAATCTTTTCACAATGACTTCCATTGCATGTAAAGAATAatttctccttctcctgtaaaattccatttttgtgtgacagcgacaagATGTACACGTGATATGAAACTTGTTTTCTCCACTCATGCACCAAGTCAGTAATGCGCAAACAGAATCCGTCAGGTTCA
Coding sequences within it:
- the cavin1b gene encoding caveolae-associated protein 1b — encoded protein: MEVLEVPTLQLDTPEHQNTLTEISDDEINLPPSDDEEEVATTSEVKAKEAGEKEQVEEGDKNNGQMNGVMILSLLDKIIGTVDQIQQTQAGLEARQQEMERSVNGIQGELTKLTKSHTTTANSVNKMLEKVRKVSVNVKTVRSNLEKQAGQIKRLESNESELLKRRNFKVMIYQDEVKLPSKVTVGKSMKVAQSAEGESELELKAAVEEGGEDGGEKAHVDLSSDEEEVEIEETIEETRAERIKRSSLQRVQNIKTAFSKEKMEKTKQKTKENLEKTKQKTKENLEKTRMKTKENLEKTKQKTKENLEKTRQKTRENLEKTRHNIEKKMGKLSTRMSVNPERKEKMKTSQKKMVKSFTPDHTIYARSKTAVYKVPPFTFHVKKIRDGEVEIQGTEMVEVGGETEEVENGVMEGGEEDEMEMEGGGEAYEREDSPELLETAEDSELVLIEQDQERDSD
- the syt5b gene encoding synaptotagmin Vb isoform X1 — translated: MRLASMALRVRRTAEPAENEPEPEPEPEPKHEHHPAPLAPPSHHNYDTMKSKFMNELEHLPLPMWAVGAIVVVVLVLVACFIFCFFKKCFGKKKKSKKARERKGAARRKKGGEEGEVGGGPKQEEGEKKEGEEQKEEQEHLGKLEFSLDYNFTEAQLIVGVLQAQDLAAMDIGGTSDPYVKVYLLPDKKKKFETKVQRKNLCPVFNETFIFKIPYAELGGKTLVLQVFDFDRFGKHDVIGQIKIPMNSVDLGQPLHQWRDLENAEKEEQEKLGDVCISLRYVPTAGKLTVNIMEAKNLKKMDVGGLSDPFVKIVLQHNGKRLKKKKTTVKKNTLNPYFNESFSFEIPFEQIQKVQLLITVYDYDKLGSNDAIGKIFIGFGATGVGLRHWSDMLANPRRPVAQWHTLLPEEEVEAALKAPHR
- the syt5b gene encoding synaptotagmin Vb isoform X2, giving the protein MRLASMALRVRRTAEPAENEPEPEPEPEPKHEHHPAPLAPPSHHNYDTMKSKFMNELEHLPLPMWAVGAIVVVVLVLVACFIFCFFKKCFGKKKKSKKARERKGAARRKKGGEEGEVGGGPKQEEGEKKEGEEQKEEQEHLGKLEFSLDYNFTEAQIPYAELGGKTLVLQVFDFDRFGKHDVIGQIKIPMNSVDLGQPLHQWRDLENAEKEEQEKLGDVCISLRYVPTAGKLTVNIMEAKNLKKMDVGGLSDPFVKIVLQHNGKRLKKKKTTVKKNTLNPYFNESFSFEIPFEQIQKVQLLITVYDYDKLGSNDAIGKIFIGFGATGVGLRHWSDMLANPRRPVAQWHTLLPEEEVEAALKAPHR